The region AAGACACCAACAAATACAGataattcaaacatttacatttcgtGTTATTGCAGAATTATGTAGGGCTTTTTAAGTATcagccttaaaaaaatatatcgtATAGAATTCCCATAAAAACTGCTACGCAATAggtcatttgtttgtttctttgtttatttggatctcCAGTGATAAAGCAAATTGTCAACTATCCAAAGGAAATCAGCACAAAACATGCCATTTTGcataatttatttaatgttgtcatcaagaagacaaaaaaacaaaaacctagcCTCATTCTCTTTTTCTACTTGCTCATGCAAAAAACCTCGCCACAATCAAAGTACCATTCCAAATCAAACCACCACGTATACCATCAAATCACCACTACCTTCAGATCTAAATCTGGATCCAGCCAGTCACAAAATTCACAAACAAATCTTTAGCAGGATTCTTTTAAGTGTATCATATGTTTCTACAGGGTCTTTGTATGGCCAGAAACAAAAGGACAATGTAAATGTAATTCATTCATATTCTTTTTGAGCACTGAAACAGGCCACATTAATTCAGGATGTCAGTTCTTGTAAATGATATTGAAGTAACAGAAACCTGTGTAAATGTTTAATCAAATGTATTGTGTAATTGTTTCTGGGAAGTGCTCATTTTACGTTTACAGTATGTGCAGAGATAGTTTCATTATGTGTTGTCACCGTGTTATAATTATTACTGCTTACTgctctgtgtttcctgtcatATACCTGATATGAGGTGTGAGTGAGCCGCATATCTGAGATCAAAAAGTATTTCCATGTATTACCAAAAACCTTAAGATGTAAAATTGTATTCACAAATGTATACAATAATAATTACACCTATGCTGGCCTTACACCTAAAAACCTTTCAAGCCATTTGAACGTCACAGACAAATTCCAAATTTGGAAATGATCTGAAAAGGAATAGCTGTAGTCTTTCAGTTAGTAAGTCAGATGTTAGTcttttaaacatgaacatttttgcaAAGTTTTCTTGTGCATGAAAGGCACTGAACTTTATGAACACTCTCAGTCAAGCATAGTTAATGTAAGTTGCTGTTATGCTGTTAGTTCGAGGGTGGTGGTTTACAGGGTAATTTATATAGGCTACTTAActattttatgtaaaaatactACAAATGAATAGTCAAACAGTGTCTTCAGTAATAGAAAAACCTTTCAATGAACTTGTATTTAAACATGTCCAAACTCACAGCTTCAGAATAAACTCTCCATGTGGTGGGAATTTTTAGGGAGAGCACATGTGATGTCTAGTCACTGAAGCAGTAACTTTCCAAGATCAATGAAGTCATTTCGAAATTCCAGACATGGCTGCGTCCTGTCACATGACCAGGACAGCCAACCAACGAGGATTACAAAATCTACACTCATCTCTTGGTTTGTCAACACTGAAGCCTGTATGAAGTTCCTTGAAAACCACAGAACAAGTCGAGGAACTGGAAGTGGTGGTAATTTTCCATTCCTATCAGGTGACTATCGAGTTTCCTTAGAATAGAAAAGGGGTCAAATTGTGTGGCAATTTCCTATTGTGCTGTACAGTatctgtgtgaaatgtttatttctggGTCTGGGCTTTCAAATATTTGACTCACTTTTGCTTAGAAGggactaaaacaaacaaagagaggaaaaaacgtGCATCCTACTTTAGAGTAAACACAAGCAAGAAGAGTCGCGCTCAGGAAGAAACAACTTATCTGACACGTTCAAAATATGACATCACATGTAAGAGAATGAAGGTAAAGTAAGAATAGGTAGATGAACATTTCGCGGGAAAAAAATAACCTTTCCTAAATGTCATTCTCTGATATTCTGTAGCTGCCGCACAGTTTAATCCTGTGTATTAAAATCAACATGAATGTATGACTGATCTATGTCCATTTAAGCATAATACATAATCACAAGGAATGACTTATAATGAAAGTTAACTTTTGATATGAAACACCAGATATTTGCAAAATAATGTGTAGAAACAAGACAATTAGAGTGAAGTTTTGAGAAGTAAATGAGCATTTAGTGGATAACATTGTCACATGTTTACTGTATACATTGTCATCAGTTCTGTTTTGTGAGTAGACAGATGTAATATGCTTGTGTGCTCAAACTTCAATTTTCAACATAAAGCACAATCACAATACattgacaataaaataaaagtatcaaCAGCTTTTAGAAGAACTCAAGGTATTTGCGGTCtcatgaaaaaatataaatgtttgagaaaaaattGCAGTTCTTATccgttttgtttttgcatctgccagctttaaaacacaatcacacgATCATGACATATAGCCTAATGAAAGTTCAACTTTTCTACAGGTGAGCAGATTTCATATACAGCTCAtgtttgttctgctgcagaaacattgGATATACAGACAAAAATGTTGGCACCATGCCCTCCATGCCCTGAAGATTTAGGAAAGTTTCTAAAGTTTGGGTCCTCCCTCGGTCACGCCTCCCTGTCCATGTGATGCAGGATTGTTGGTATTTTGGAGCAGCACGTGCTCTGTTTGAAAAGCAGTGAGCGCTTCCTCTTCATGACAGTTGAATGAAACATAGAGACGGGAGCAAACCTTTtctgaagacaaagaaagatACAGACTGCTTCTTGAAGATAATGAAGGAGAACATCAATGACAACTCTGGTGagatttttattctttatgttGTATATTATGTTGAGGACATAAAACGTTTTAATATTACTGTTTTCAATTTGAAAtgcatctttgttttgtgttcgATTTAAAACAGTGtaagtacaataaaaacatcaaacgcATGCTACAAATACGTTTGatgattttattgttcttaatACTCACACTTATAAcagaagtttgatttttaaaactaAGGGAAATAAATCTTTCAGAaagttttactttaaatatttaaagtattaCAGATTTATGCTAAAAGTTACCTTTTCATACTTTTGTACTcgtataaaaataaatcttgttgtTACTTTCTAAATGTATTATAGAAAAATCTATTTCTCACCCAAAAATGAATGTCCCAGAGCTTATTGTCACAAATATTAGGTGCTAATTTACCAGTAGTGAGCTGTGCTCATGCTCATTTCTTATCATTGCTGTAAAGATGAAATCATTGCAGAccaggaagaaaaacacagggaATGAAGGGCATTACTTGAAGCTTTCTGTTTACAGGAAACTCAGGGGTATCACAGGTCATGCCAAAATGAAAGCACAAGTGTCTGCTACTTTTATTATTACTTGTTTACAAGTTGATCGGCAGttacaattgtaaaaaaaaaaacctgacagggATATCTTTATTGCTCTATTAAAGCAAATGATTAACTTATCAATCtggttcaaataaaaacacgagCAATGTAAACACAACGTGACCTCTGGTTTTTCTacttatgtttttatttaatttaatacattatgaatttaaaataataccAAGCAGATGATATGTTATGAAAGTTTAAagcttttcctgtttttatcaatTGATCCTATAACGtgaatgatgacatcactctgtTTTATGGCATTGTTTTGTCAGACAATGTCATTTATTAACCAGCCAAGGTTATTAGAACACTTTACACTTTACAAAACTTTACAACATAATTGGACTGAAAAGCATCAAATAAGCcagtatttatgtttttttcatacacattcataactGTGTCTTTGTTCCTTTGCAGAAAATGAGTCAGAGACATCACACAAGTGTGGCTGGTCCTGCCTTGGTCCTCTCACCTTCCACAGCCAGACGGTAGGCGACAAGGTCCGTCTGAGCCATGGCTACCGCATGGCAGAGAGGACCAGGGACACATTTAAGAACGGCCTGGTGTTTAGCAGCCGCGCAATAAAGCCCATGGAGAAGATCCGCCTGCGCGTTGAGAAGGACGTTTTAAACTGGCATGGGGGTATGCGTGTTGGCTTCACCAATGTCCCGCCCTCATCCAGGTCTCTGCCTCTGCCCACCATGGCCATCCCAAACCTCACCGAGACCCCTGGGCACTGGGCCGCTCCTGTGCACGAATCTTTCTGCAATCAGGGCTCGGAAGTAGAGTTCTGGTTCACCACTGGAGGCTCTGTGTACGTCACAGGACAGAACAACAGCAAACAGAAGCTGATAAATGGAGTGGATCTCTGCCTGCCGCTGTGGGCCATGATCGACATCTATGGAAAcacctgctccctctctctcctgggtGAGTTCACCAGTGCATAACAATGAGTGTTTGTCTACTGCAGGGCcggtttttctttgtcttgtgcACTGCAATCTGACCAGTAGTCAATGCtcaaagttaatttattgtctCAACTTTTTGCTGCAGGCTCAAAGAAAGTGACATGGTCTATGACAAGAACCTCCTGTCCTGCTACTGAACTCCCCACCTCATCGGTTATCAACAAAAACTACAAGATAAACACTGACATCATGGGCCATAATGGAAACAACGATGAAACCATCTCTTTTCTGGAAGTGGAAGACCAAGAAGGtgaaaatattttctattttggtGTAAAATGTTGGTTTTGTGCATTACTACCCTGAGatagggaggaggaggaagtaatCAACTAACATCTTGTATTTGTGGTTTCTCTGTTTAGATGACTGTGTGGTGTGCCTGGGAAAACGAGCCAGAGTAACTCTGCCTTGTGGTCACCGGTGTCTGTGTATCCACTGCTCCCCCAGGTACCTCCAACAGTTTGGCAGCTGCCCGCTTTGCAGACAAGACATCAGAGCTCcatcagaggagaagagacGTTGGCACGATGCAGGTGCACAGATTCACCAGAGCACAAGCTATACAGAGTGATAATGACAAGAAAACACGATGAGAGGAAACTCACTGTGAATGTGAACTTTACTGAAATTGGAAAAAGATGTCTAAAATGTTTGTTGCACTCACAGCACAATGTCATGTAGATAATCGTTTTACTGTAACTTATCAGTATATTTTACCcttgtattatattgtatatattaaattaatctgtatatttgttaaattatgttttatcgtttgaagatgttttttatatttttcctatgaatatttaaaaaaaataaatttgataTTTCACATGCTCTgatcttttgtgttttatgtgtcaTACAAAATCCTAGAACCTCGAAGTAAGCTTCTTAATGAGAAAattgttcaatgttttttttgagaCTTGGGTCTAAATAAGTGAATTTGactaaaattacattttgggCAAAAAGCTATTACGTCTTGGGCTCAGCATCTTGTTACATTATCGATCAGTTATTACTTTTCGggtatttttactttttttttaaattacatttcgGATCGTTGTTACATTTCCGGCTCTTACAAGGCTGCATTCAAGGTCAAACTTGACTTGTTAGTTGCAAGGGGATCtttaaaagcaaatgttttaTCAGCACTGCTTTTCATATAAGGTCATGAATAAACCTCTCACAATAAGAGcgccctttcaa is a window of Labrus mixtus chromosome 5, fLabMix1.1, whole genome shotgun sequence DNA encoding:
- the LOC132974045 gene encoding E3 ubiquitin-protein ligase NEURL3; this encodes MKHRDGSKPFLKTKKDTDCFLKIMKENINDNSENESETSHKCGWSCLGPLTFHSQTVGDKVRLSHGYRMAERTRDTFKNGLVFSSRAIKPMEKIRLRVEKDVLNWHGGMRVGFTNVPPSSRSLPLPTMAIPNLTETPGHWAAPVHESFCNQGSEVEFWFTTGGSVYVTGQNNSKQKLINGVDLCLPLWAMIDIYGNTCSLSLLGSKKVTWSMTRTSCPATELPTSSVINKNYKINTDIMGHNGNNDETISFLEVEDQEDDCVVCLGKRARVTLPCGHRCLCIHCSPRYLQQFGSCPLCRQDIRAPSEEKRRWHDAGAQIHQSTSYTE